The following are encoded in a window of Oncorhynchus mykiss isolate Arlee chromosome 31, USDA_OmykA_1.1, whole genome shotgun sequence genomic DNA:
- the tmem129 gene encoding E3 ubiquitin-protein ligase TM129 isoform X2: MQCLRPLHHWGALRTRESDDQRDKVLGGNLRRWLGSEDIGFIQYHVRRTSVTLLVHSTLPLGYYMGMCIAAPEKYLAYVHLISDGWRAFFTLSLALQLFSWVLVIYWSRHKWGNHPISQNLKAHALPQSGWGAVASSVNTEFRRIDKFATGAPGARVLITDTWIMKVTTYYVHIALQQDTHLTVTDSRQHQLSPDSATPVQILTLRVASINPSVKPFDIRLNSTEYAELREKLHAPIRNAANVVIHQTMSDLFLETFKSQVEMNQVYQLTSGQELESCIGCMQVPANTKLLRLCQEEGEGECQQCYCRPMWCLTCMGKWFASRQDQQKPETWLGNRVPCPTCRAKFCILDVCIVP, encoded by the exons atgcagtgccttagaccactgcaccactgggGAGCCCTTAGAACAAGGGAGAGTGATGATCAGAGAGACAAAGTCCTTGGTGGAAATCTTAGAA GATGGCTTGGAAGTGAAGATATTGGTTTCATTCAATATCATGTGAGGAGAACGAGCGTCACTTTACTAGTTCATTCAACTTTGCCACTTG GGTACTACATGGGAATGTGCATAGCTGCTCCAGAAAAGTATCTGGCCTATGTTCACTTAATAAGTGATGGCTGGAGGGCTTTCTTCACATTGTCACTGGCTCTTCAGCTCTTTAGCTGGGTGCTCGTCATCTACTGGTCTCGGCACAAATGGGGAAATCATCCAATATCGCAGAACCTTAAAGCCCATGCATTGCCCCAGTCCGGCTGGGGGGCAGTTGCCTCCTCTGTCAACACAGAATTTCGCCGCATTGACAAGTTTGCAACGGGTGCCCCTGGTGCAAGGGTTCTCATCACTGACACCTGGATCATGAAGGTCACTACCTATTATGTACATATTGCACTGCAGCAAGACACTCACTTGACAGTCACAGACTCAAGGCAACACCAGCTCTCCCCTGACTCAGCCACTCCTGTTCAGATCCTGACACTCCGGGTCGCTAGCATCAACCCCAGCGTCAAGCCCTTTGACATAAG GCTCAATTCAACAGAATATGCAGAACTGCGAGAGAAGCTGCATGCACCAATCAGGAACGCTGCCAACGTGGTCATTCACCAGACTATGAGTGACCTCTTCTTGGAAACATTCAAATCCCAGGTGGAAATGAACCAAGTCTACCAGCTGACAAGCGGACAG GAGCTGGAGTCCTGCATTGGTTGCATGCAGGTGCCCGCCAACACCAAACTGTTACGGCTATGCCAggaggagggtgaaggagagtGCCAGCAGTGCTACTGTAGACCCATGTGGTGTCTCACCTGTATGGGCAAATGGTTTGCCAGCCGCCAGGACCAGCAGAAACCTGAGACCTGGTTGGGCAACAGAGTGCCTTGCCCCACTTGTAGGGCCAAGTTCTGCATCCTGGATGTCTGCATTGTCCCCTGA
- the tmem129 gene encoding E3 ubiquitin-protein ligase TM129 isoform X3: MLSFFGWLGSEDIGFIQYHVRRTSVTLLVHSTLPLGYYMGMCIAAPEKYLAYVHLISDGWRAFFTLSLALQLFSWVLVIYWSRHKWGNHPISQNLKAHALPQSGWGAVASSVNTEFRRIDKFATGAPGARVLITDTWIMKVTTYYVHIALQQDTHLTVTDSRQHQLSPDSATPVQILTLRVASINPSVKPFDIRLNSTEYAELREKLHAPIRNAANVVIHQTMSDLFLETFKSQVEMNQVYQLTSGQELESCIGCMQVPANTKLLRLCQEEGEGECQQCYCRPMWCLTCMGKWFASRQDQQKPETWLGNRVPCPTCRAKFCILDVCIVP, encoded by the exons ATGTTGTCATTTTTTG GATGGCTTGGAAGTGAAGATATTGGTTTCATTCAATATCATGTGAGGAGAACGAGCGTCACTTTACTAGTTCATTCAACTTTGCCACTTG GGTACTACATGGGAATGTGCATAGCTGCTCCAGAAAAGTATCTGGCCTATGTTCACTTAATAAGTGATGGCTGGAGGGCTTTCTTCACATTGTCACTGGCTCTTCAGCTCTTTAGCTGGGTGCTCGTCATCTACTGGTCTCGGCACAAATGGGGAAATCATCCAATATCGCAGAACCTTAAAGCCCATGCATTGCCCCAGTCCGGCTGGGGGGCAGTTGCCTCCTCTGTCAACACAGAATTTCGCCGCATTGACAAGTTTGCAACGGGTGCCCCTGGTGCAAGGGTTCTCATCACTGACACCTGGATCATGAAGGTCACTACCTATTATGTACATATTGCACTGCAGCAAGACACTCACTTGACAGTCACAGACTCAAGGCAACACCAGCTCTCCCCTGACTCAGCCACTCCTGTTCAGATCCTGACACTCCGGGTCGCTAGCATCAACCCCAGCGTCAAGCCCTTTGACATAAG GCTCAATTCAACAGAATATGCAGAACTGCGAGAGAAGCTGCATGCACCAATCAGGAACGCTGCCAACGTGGTCATTCACCAGACTATGAGTGACCTCTTCTTGGAAACATTCAAATCCCAGGTGGAAATGAACCAAGTCTACCAGCTGACAAGCGGACAG GAGCTGGAGTCCTGCATTGGTTGCATGCAGGTGCCCGCCAACACCAAACTGTTACGGCTATGCCAggaggagggtgaaggagagtGCCAGCAGTGCTACTGTAGACCCATGTGGTGTCTCACCTGTATGGGCAAATGGTTTGCCAGCCGCCAGGACCAGCAGAAACCTGAGACCTGGTTGGGCAACAGAGTGCCTTGCCCCACTTGTAGGGCCAAGTTCTGCATCCTGGATGTCTGCATTGTCCCCTGA
- the tmem129 gene encoding E3 ubiquitin-protein ligase TM129 isoform X1, producing the protein MDRPEVTFSLAYIVLAFCFVFTPNEFRSAGFTVQNLFSGWLGSEDIGFIQYHVRRTSVTLLVHSTLPLGYYMGMCIAAPEKYLAYVHLISDGWRAFFTLSLALQLFSWVLVIYWSRHKWGNHPISQNLKAHALPQSGWGAVASSVNTEFRRIDKFATGAPGARVLITDTWIMKVTTYYVHIALQQDTHLTVTDSRQHQLSPDSATPVQILTLRVASINPSVKPFDIRLNSTEYAELREKLHAPIRNAANVVIHQTMSDLFLETFKSQVEMNQVYQLTSGQELESCIGCMQVPANTKLLRLCQEEGEGECQQCYCRPMWCLTCMGKWFASRQDQQKPETWLGNRVPCPTCRAKFCILDVCIVP; encoded by the exons ATGGATCGGCCAGAAGTAACGTTTTCTTTAGCCTACATAGTATTAGCGTTTTGCTTTGTATTCACACCAAATGAATTTCGATCAGCTGGTTTCACCGTGCAAAATCTGTTTTCAGGATGGCTTGGAAGTGAAGATATTGGTTTCATTCAATATCATGTGAGGAGAACGAGCGTCACTTTACTAGTTCATTCAACTTTGCCACTTG GGTACTACATGGGAATGTGCATAGCTGCTCCAGAAAAGTATCTGGCCTATGTTCACTTAATAAGTGATGGCTGGAGGGCTTTCTTCACATTGTCACTGGCTCTTCAGCTCTTTAGCTGGGTGCTCGTCATCTACTGGTCTCGGCACAAATGGGGAAATCATCCAATATCGCAGAACCTTAAAGCCCATGCATTGCCCCAGTCCGGCTGGGGGGCAGTTGCCTCCTCTGTCAACACAGAATTTCGCCGCATTGACAAGTTTGCAACGGGTGCCCCTGGTGCAAGGGTTCTCATCACTGACACCTGGATCATGAAGGTCACTACCTATTATGTACATATTGCACTGCAGCAAGACACTCACTTGACAGTCACAGACTCAAGGCAACACCAGCTCTCCCCTGACTCAGCCACTCCTGTTCAGATCCTGACACTCCGGGTCGCTAGCATCAACCCCAGCGTCAAGCCCTTTGACATAAG GCTCAATTCAACAGAATATGCAGAACTGCGAGAGAAGCTGCATGCACCAATCAGGAACGCTGCCAACGTGGTCATTCACCAGACTATGAGTGACCTCTTCTTGGAAACATTCAAATCCCAGGTGGAAATGAACCAAGTCTACCAGCTGACAAGCGGACAG GAGCTGGAGTCCTGCATTGGTTGCATGCAGGTGCCCGCCAACACCAAACTGTTACGGCTATGCCAggaggagggtgaaggagagtGCCAGCAGTGCTACTGTAGACCCATGTGGTGTCTCACCTGTATGGGCAAATGGTTTGCCAGCCGCCAGGACCAGCAGAAACCTGAGACCTGGTTGGGCAACAGAGTGCCTTGCCCCACTTGTAGGGCCAAGTTCTGCATCCTGGATGTCTGCATTGTCCCCTGA